One genomic window of Camelina sativa cultivar DH55 chromosome 5, Cs, whole genome shotgun sequence includes the following:
- the LOC104787379 gene encoding F-box protein VBF-like, whose amino-acid sequence MMLPEACVASILAFTSPADVLTSSEVSSVFRLAGDSDFVWANFLPSDYKSLISQSTGRHQGLMSKKEIYRSICDSILIDNAQKLFKINKFSGKISYMLSARDISMTHSDHSSYWSWSNVSDSRFSESAELITTDRLEINGKIQTGVLSPNTRCGAYLIMKVTKGAYGLDLVPAETSVKSKNGQVSNSATYLCCLDEKKQQMKRLFYGNREERMATTVEAVSGDGKRREPKGRDDGWMEIELGEFETREGEDDEIIMSLTEVKGYQLKGGIVIDGVKVRPESLN is encoded by the exons atgatgttacCAGAAGCATGCGTAGCCAGTATTCTTGCCTTCACTTCTCCAGCAGATGTATTAACATCGTCGGAGGTCTCTTCGGTTTTTCGGTTAGCCGGAGACTCCGACTTCGTATGGGCAAATTTTTTACCTTCCGATTACAAAAGCCTCATCTCTCAGTCTACTGGCCGTCATCAAGGTTTGATGTCCAAAAAGGAGATTTATAGATCGATCTGCGATTCCATTCTCATCGACAATGCTCAAAAG CTGTTCAAGATCAATAAATTTTCCGGGAAAATTTCCTACATGTTATCAGCAAGAGATATTTCCATGACTCATAGTGACCATTCATCGTACTGGTCTTGGAGCAACGTCTCAGATTCTAG attttcaGAGTCAGCTGAACTTATAACAACTGATCGATTAGAAATCAATGGTAAAATCCAAACCGGAGTTTTATCACCGAACACAAGATGCGGAGCATATCTGATAATGAAAGTAACCAAAGGCGCTTACGGACTAGACCTAGTTCCGGCGGAGACTTCAGTTAAATCCAAGAATGGTCAAGTTAGTAATAGTGCAACTTATCTATGTTGCTTGGatgagaagaaacaacaaatgaaGCGGCTGTTTTACGGAAACCGAGAAGAGCGAATGGCCACGACAGTTGAGGCGGTTAGCGGGGACGGGAAAAGGAGAGAGCCGAAAGGTAGAGACGACGGGTGGATGGAGATTGAGTTAGGAGAGTTTGAGAcccgagaaggagaagatgatgagatcaTTATGAGTCTCACGGAGGTAAAAGGGTATCAACTAAAAGGTGGCATTGTGATCGATGGTGTTAAAGTGAGACCTGAATCCCTGAACTAA
- the LOC104787380 gene encoding F-box protein VBF-like has translation MMLPEACVANILAFTSPADTFSSSEVSSVFRLAGDSDFVWERFLPSGYKSLLSQSSGHHQNVLSKKEIYRCFCDSILINNARKLFKINKFTGKISYILSARDISITHSDHSSYWSWSNVSYSRFSESAELITTDRLDVKGKIQTGVLSPNTKYGAYIIMKVTKGAYGLDLVPAETSVNSKNGQISKSATYLSCLDEKKQQMKRLFYGNREERMALTVEVVGGDGKRREPKGRDDVWMEIELGEFETREGENDEVIMSLTEVKGYQLKGGIVIDGIEVRPKSLN, from the exons atgatgttacCAGAAGCATGCGTAGCCAATATTCTTGCCTTCACATCTCCGGCGGATACATTCTCATCGTCAGAAGTCTCTTCAGTTTTCCGGTTAGCCGGAGATTCCGACTTCGTCTGGGAAAGATTTCTACCTTCCGGTTACAAAAGCCTACTCTCTCAATCTAGTGGCCATCATCAAAATGTCTTGTCCAAAAAGGAGATATATCGATGTTTCTGCGATTCCATTCTCATCAACAATGCTCGAAAG CTGTTCAAGATCAACAAGTTTACCGGGAAAATTTCATACATTTTATCAGCAAGAGATATTTCCATAACTCATAGTGACCATTCATCTTACTGGTCTTGGAGCAATGTCTCATATTCtag ATTTTCGGAGTCAGCTGAACTTATAACAACCGATCGATTAGATGTCAAGGGTAAAATCCAAACCGGAGTTTTATCACCAAACACAAAATACGGAGCATATATTATAATGAAAGTAACTAAAGGCGCTTACGGACTAGACCTAGTTCCGGCGGAGACTTCGGTTAATTCCAAGAATGGTCAAATTAGTAAGAGTGCAACTTATCTAAGTTGCTTGGatgagaagaaacaacaaatgaaGCGGCTGTTTTACGGAAACCGAGAAGAGCGAATGGCCTTGACCGTGGAGGTGGTGGGTGGGGACGGGAAAAGGAGAGAGCCAAAAGGTAGAGACGACGTTTGGATGGAGATTGAGTTAGGAGAGTTTGAGACACGAGAAGGAGAAAATGATGAGGTCATTATGAGTCTCACGGAGGTGAAAGGATATCAACTCAAAGGTGGCATTGTGATAGATGGTATTGAAGTGAGGCCTAAATCACTGAATTAG